The Pseudomonas sp. B21-023 genomic interval CTGTCACCGCGGTCGATGGCATAGGCCACCGCCTCGACGATCTGCCCCTCGCGGCTGACCTCGGCCCACAGCGCGGCGTAGTTGAAATGGCAGCCATGGCCTTGGCGAACCGTGTAGTAGAGGTTCTGTACATCGGCGAACAGCGCGATTTTCTTCACCGGGAGCCTCTCTCTGGCAGTGGCAGGCAATCGCGGGGCATTCCCGCTCCCACGCTTCGACAGGAGCGGGATTGCCCCGCGATCAGACGCTGCAGTATGCCAGAGCCCTCAGACGTAGTCGTCGTCCGAGAAGAAGCCGCCATCATCGCCGCCGCTGTAGTCGGTATCGGCGAACCCGCCCTGGTCATTGCCCCAGCCACCGTTGTCGGCCACCTGGCGCTGACTGTCCTGATCGTTCCAGCCGCCAGCGTCGCTGGCCGGCGCCGGCTCTTCCTTGATCACCTCGACGATTTCTTCAGGCTGCGAGTTGTGGTTGAACAGGCTGCTGATACCTTGAGCCAGCAGCACACCACCAGCCACCCCCGCAGCAGTCTGCATTGCCCCGCCGAGGAAGCTGCTGGCACCGCTGCGCGCCGGAGTAGGCGCCGCACCGAAACCCTGTTGTGGTGGTGGCGGGGAATAAGCCTGCGGCGCCGGCTCACGCCAGCCCCCTGTGGAAGTCGAAGCCGGAGCAACCGGCCGCTGCGGCTCCGGGTTGCGCGCTCCCGCACCGAAGATGCTGGAAAGAAAACCGCTGCCGCTGCCACTGGGGCGGCTTGCCTCCAGTTGCGCCCGCGCTTGCTTGAGCTCGGCCTCGAGCTGCTTGTTCTGCTCGTCCAGGCGCTTGATCGCCGCTTCCTGCACCAGGATCGCCTGAGCCATGTAGTAAGGCGCCGCCGGCTGCTGGCGCAGGTGCTCCTCGATGCGTGCCTGGGCCTGGGCATCGCGCGGCTGGGCCGGGTCTTCGGCTTGCTTGAGACGGCCGAACAGGCCATCGATCAGGGTTTGTTCTTCAGTGTTCATCGGGGCAACCTCGTGCGCTGAACAGGGCATCGGACAGCGTCAAAGATGGGGGGCCGGGCGCGGCGATTCAATTGCGCTGGCCATGAAACTTTTTTCAGCAAGCGGGCGGTCTGGGCTAAAGTTACGCCCTGCTTTTTCCGCCATGCGATGTTGACCGATGAATCCGTTGAGCGTTCTGCGCGACTCCCTGTACTTCTTCCGCCGTCACCTGACGGGCATCCTCCAGCTGTGCCTGCCGTTAGTGGTACTCGAGGCCCTCGGCACCCAGCTGCTCTACAACCAGCTGGGCGAACAGGCCTCGCCGGCCTACGGCATGCTGGTCAGCCTGCTGTTCTATCCGCTGTACAGCGCCGCGCTGATCCTCTACCTCGACACCCGCAGCAATGGCCAGGCCATCGCCAAGCGCGACCTGTTCGCCCGCGCCCTGCAGCTGTGGCCGATGTTGGCCCTGCTGATCGTGATCAGCTCGCTGCTGATCATGGCGGGCCTGGCGCTGTTCATCTTCCCCGGCGTGTGGATCATGGTGAACCTGGTGTTCGCCGAGTACCTGCTGGTGCTGCGCGGCCTGCCGGTGATCGAGGCGATGCGCACCAGCGCGCGCATGACCACCGGGCACTTCCTGCGCATCATGGTGTGCATGCTCTCGGTGCTGGCGCCGCTGTGGCTGATCGACGGCCTGCTGCTGCAGCTGTTCCCCGAGCCGCAGGCCGGCGTGCAACTGGCGCTGGACAGCCTCAGCGGCTTCCTGCAGCTGTTCAGCACCGTGGTGCTGTACAGGTTGTTCATGCTACTGGAGAGTGAGGCGGGCGCAGCCACCTGATCGCGCGCGCTCAGGCTTTCCTCGGCTTGGCCCGCGCCGTAGCCTCGGCCACCAGCGGGTCTTCCGGCCAGTAGTGCTTGGGATAGCGCCCTTTCAGGTCCTTCTTCACCTCGGCATAGGTGGTGCGCCAGAAGTTGGCCAGGTCCTGGGTCACTTGCACAGGCCGACGTGCTGGCGACAACAGGTGCAGCTTGACCTGCTGCCGCCCATTGGCGATGCGTGGAGTGTCGGCCAGGCCAAACAGCTCCTGCAGGCGCACGGCCAGGATCGGTGGTTGCTCGCTGTAGTCCAGGCGGATGCTTGAGCCCGAAGGCACGGCCAGGTGCGACGGTGCGAGCTCGTCCAGGCGCTGGGGCAGCGGCCAGGGCAGCAGGTTGCGCAGGATCGAGGCCAGATCCAGGTTGGAAAAATGGCTCAGCCGCGACACCTTGCCGAGGTAGGGTTGCAACCAGTCTTCCAGGCTGGCCAGCAAGGCATCGTCACCCAGGTCTGGCCATTCGCTCTGATTGCCCTTTTCCAGGTCGAGCTGGCGCAGCAGCGCGACACGGGCCTGCCACTGGCGCAGTTCCGGGGTCCAGGTCAGCAGGTTCAAGCCTTTGCGCCGTACCAGGCCGAGCAACGCCTTGGCCCGCGCCTCGTCGTCCAGCCCAGGCAACGGTTCACGGCTGAGCACCAGCTCGCCGACCTTGCGCTGGCGCTCGGCGCGCAACACCTGCTCGCGTTCGTCCCAGTCGAGCAGGTCGAGCTGCTCCACCTGCTCGGCCAACACTCCGTCGAACAGCGACGGGTCGAACTCGGCAGCCAGGTAGATGCGCTCCTCGCGTTGCCCCTGACGGCTGCCCAGGTCGGCGATCACCAGCCACGGGCTTTTCATCAGCACATCGGCTTCGGCGAACAATGCCGCGCGGCCATTGGCCAGGCGATACTCGGCGCCGCCGTCGCGACGTTGTTGCGCCACCCGGTCAGGGTAGGCCAGCGCCAGCACCGCGCCCAACCAGCGAGGATGATCGGGGTCGGAGACCGGGCTGCGCGGTTTGCCACGTAGCTGACCACGATACTGACGAGCCAGTTGCCGGGCGCGCTGCACGCCGCCCTGCCCGCCCCGGGAGGCGCGGCTTTCACCGCTGAGCAAAGCCAACCGGCTATGCAGGTCGGCACCGCCGCCGCGCATGATGTCGCGCTCGCCCAACAACGCGGCGACATCGCACGCCAGGTCGGCCAACCCAAGATCCTGGCCGCGCAGCAGCAGGTGGGCGATACGCGGATGCGCAGGCAGCTCGGCCATGGCCTGACCATGGGCGCTCAGGTTGTCGCGACAACCCGGCTTGAAGGCGCCGAGCCGGGCCAGCAGGTCCTGAGCTTGCGCGAAGGCGGCCGCTGGCGGTTGGTCAAGCCAGCTAAGCTGCTCCGGCGGCACACCCCAGCGCGCCAACTGCAGGGCCAGCCCGGCCAGGTCGGCCTGGAGGATTTCGGCGCTGCCGTGGGCCGCCAGTTGGTCATGTTGCGCCTCGGACCACAGCCGATAGCACACGCCAGGCTCGAGGCGCCCGGCACGCCCGGCGCGCTGGGTAGCGCTGGCGCGGGAGATGCGCTGGGTGTCCAGGCGGGTCATGCCGCTGCCGGGGTCGAAGCGCGGCACCCGCGCCAGCCCGGCGTCGATCACCACGCGCACACCGTCGATGGTCAGGCTGGTCTCCGCGATATTGGTGGCCAGCACCACCTTGCGCTGGCCCTTGGGCGCCGGCTCGATGGCGGCGCGCTGGGCACTCAGCTCAAGCTCACCGTGCAGCGGGCAGAGCAGGATCTCCGGACGCTCGCCCACAGCCTCCTGCAGAGCCTGGTGCACGCGGCGGATCTCGGCCTGTCCGGGGAGGAACACCAACAGGCTGCCGGATTCATCGGCCAGGGCCTGGAGCACGCAGTCGACCACGCGCGGCTCGACGAACTCGCCAGGCTGGAACGGCCGGCCCCAGCGGATATCCACCGGGTGCATGCGCCCCTGGCTGCTGATGATCGGTGCATCGTCGAGCAGGCGCGACAGGCGCTCGCCCTCCAAGGTTGCCGACATCAGCAGGACCTTCAGCGGCGGCTGGTCACGCAGCAACGCCCGGCCGTTGAGGCTCAGGGCCAGGGCCAGGTCGGCATCCAGGCTGCGCTCGTGGAACTCGTCGAAGATCACCAGGCCCACGCCTTCAAGCGCAGGATCGCTTTGCAGGCGGCGGGTGAGGATGCCTTCAGTGACCACTTCGATACGCGTGTTCGGGCCGACCTTGCTGTCCAGGCGGATGCGATAGCCCACGGTCTCGCCGACCTTCTCGCCCAGTTCACTGGCCAGGCGTTCGGCGGCGGCGCGGGCGGCCAGGCGCCGCGGCTCGAGCATGAGGATGGTCTGCCCGGCCAGCCAGTGCTCGTCGAGCAGCGCCAGCGGTACGCGGGTGGTCTTGCCGGCGCCGGGGGGCGCCTCGAGCACCGCTTCGTCACGTTTGGCCAGGGCTTGGCGCAGGTCGGACAATACGGCATCGATCGGTAATGAAATCATGGTGGTCCTCGAACAATCGTCCGAGTATAACGGCGAACCGAGGCTGCCCTATCATGGTCTTAACCTCAGGCGCCGGCGATTGCCGCGCCCTTGATCGTCGTTACCTTCCGGAGATTCACATGCGCATCCCTTCCCGCGTCATCGGTGGCGCCCTCATCGCCACCCTGCTGACCCAGCTGACGGCCTGCGGCACCCTGTTCTACCCTGACCGTCGCGGCCAGATCGAAGGCAAGATCGACCCTGTGGTCGCGGCCATGGACGCCATTGGTATTCTCTTCTACGTGCTCCCCGGCCTGATCGCCTTCGGCATCGACTTCGCCACTGGCGCCATCTACTACCCCGGCGGCAAGAGCGCGCAGATCGACCCGGCCAAGCTCAAGCCGGCGGTCAATGCCGATGGCCAGGTCGACAGGACCAAGCTGCAGGCTATCCTGGAGAGCGAACTGGGCCAGCGCCTGCCATTGAACGACCCACGGCTGATCCAGCACCGTGGCAGTGTCGAGCAACTGGCCAGCTACGGCCTGGTGCCTGCCGCCTGATCTGACCACGGACGATCCTCTGCGCATGACCGCCACCGCCGAACACCAACGCTTGCTGCGCCTGGCCACCCGCGCCTCGCTGAGCGTCGCCTGCATCCTGGTGCTGAGCAAGGCCGTGGCCTGGTGGCTGAGCGGCTCGGTCAGCCTGCTGGCCGGGCTGACCGACTCGGCGCTGGATGCCGCCGCCTCCTTTCTCAACCTGCTGGCCGTTCACTACGCCTTGCGCCCCGCCGACGACGACCACCGTTTCGGCCATGGCAAGGCCGAAGCCCTGGCCGGCATGGCCCAAGCACTGTTCATCGGGGTCAGCGCGGTGCTGATCGGGGTGCAGGCGGTTGATCGGCTGAAGTCGCCGGAGCCTTTGGGCGACACTGCCGCCGGCATCGTGGTGATGCTGCTGTCGCTGGTACTGACCCTCGCATTGCTGGCATTCCAGCGCAAAGTCATCCGCGCGACCGGCTCCACGGCCGTGCGCGCCGACTCGCTGCACTACCGATCCGACCTGCTGCTCAACGCCAGCATCCTGCTGGCGCTGCTGCTGGCCCGCTTCGGCTGGCCACAGCTCGATGCCCTGTTTGGCTTGGGTATCGCCCTGTACATCCTGTGGAGTGCGCTGCAGATCGCCCGCGAGAGCACGGCGATCCTGATGGACAAGGAACTGCCGACCGATATCGGCGAGCGCATGCTCGAAGTGGTGCTGGCGATTCCCGGGGTGAAGGGGGTGCATGACCTGCGCACACGGGTGTCCGGCAGCCAGTGGTTCGTACAACTGCATCTGGAACTGCCCGGCGAAATGCCGCTGCATGCCGCCCATGAGCTGTGCGTGCAGGCTTCGCAGGTCATTCGCCAGCGCTATCCGCGGGCTGATGTGATGGTTCACGCCGACCCGGTGTAGCCCGCGCTCGCAATTGCCTTGTCAATTGACGCTGTAGCCGCGCCCACTCAGGCACGCCCCCAATGCCCGCCTATAGTTGTCCGCCACATTGGCCGGAGGCGCATAGGTCGCCGTCGCCGGATCGAACCCCGACTGACTCACCGCCCAGCGGTGGCACTGGTAGCGGTCCTGCTCCTGCTGCTCCGGCCCCTGGCCGTACATCGGGTAGGCGATCACATCATAGCCACTGCCCTGCTGCTGCGGTGCAGGCGCAACGCTGGGCGGGTTGACCACCACGTACTCGCGGCTGTCGGCGAGGTACTGGTAGTAGGTGTCGGCCACCAGGAAGAACAACGCACCGCTCAACCACACCTCGCGGGCATAGGGCGGCAGATAGCCGACCCGCACACCGTAAGGCGGCGTGACCACCACGTAGCCGCCGCCATGCGGCCGATACCAATAACCGCCGGAGTAGAAGTAGTCCTGTCCACGATAAGGCACCTTCCAGTAGCGGTCCGGGAAGCGATCGACAGTGTGCCCGGGGTGATACTGTGGCCCTGGCCCCCAGCCATTGCCATGACCATCAGGCCGTCCCGACCAATTGCCGCCCGGGCGCTGACCCGGACCGCCCGCCTCCCAGTGACGGTTGTCACCGTAACGACGGGGAATATCCTGGTAGTAGCCCTGACGTGGCGGTTGCGTCTGGCGCACTTCGTCACGTGAGTTGAGCGGCGATCCACGCCGTTCGCCACCGCCCTGCTCCTGCTGGCCGCCATGACCGTCATGCCCTTCTCCAGGCTCTTCGGCCAAGGCGCCCAGGCTGATGCCCAGGCCCAGCAAACCAACACCTGCCAACCGCCAGATGCGCGAACTCATGTTGTTCCTCTCGATGATAACGCCCGCCTTTACCGTTCGCAGTCTACTGCGCAGACCGCGACCGGCAGATGAAATAGCCGACAGCCTAGCGCGCCAGCAAGCCACGCAGCAGCAACTCCAGGGCGACCAAGGCCTGGCCGAGGCGGATATCGCCGTCCTCTGCCTGGGCGATCCAGACCGCCGCCTCCGACAAACTGCCATGTACCAGCGCCGCCAACGCCCAGGGATCGGCCTCGGCAACCACACCCTGCTGGACCAGCCCACTCAACATCCGCTGTAGCGATGCAATGCAATGCTGCTGCGCCTCGGGGGTCACCGCACCCAGCACGGCGCGCGCGTCACGCAGGACAATGCGCTGGATCTCCGGCTCGCGGGCCATGCGCAGGTAGGCCTCGCAACGCTGGCAGAAGCCTTGCCAGGGGTCATCGCAGGATGCGGAGATGGCCAGAAGACGTGCATCCACCTCACCATCGATCTGTGCCACCACGGCCGCCAGCAGGCCCTGCTTGTCGCCGAAATGGTGGTAGAGCGCGCCTCGGGTAAGCCCGGCGCGAGCGGTCAGGTCATCCATGGACGCCTGTGCGTAGCCTTGTTCGCTGAAGACCTGGCGGGCCATTGCCAGCAAGGCGGCGCGGGTTTCTTCCATCTCGGCGCGGGTGCGACGAACCATGGCCTCTCCTTTACGTACAATTCGTATGAATATTTACATTCAGCTCGTATGAATATTTAATCATACGCACTGTACGTATTATCCACGCCCTGCCTTGCCGCCAGCAAGCGGGCCGCCTCACGGAGCAAGCGCCATGCCCAACCCTTATGCACACTTGTTCGTCCCGACCGGCACCCTCGGGTTCACCTTGGCCGGCCTGCTGGCCCGCCTGCCGTTGCCCATGACCGGTATCGGCATCATCACGCTGGTGGCGCAATGGCGCGGCAGCTATGCCTTGGCCGGAGCGGTGTCGGCCTGCTTCGTGCTCACCTATGCCCTGTTGTCGCCACAGGTATCACGCCTGGTGGATCGCCTGGGCCAGCGCCGCGTGCTGCCGCCGGCCAGCCTGCTGAGCGTGCTCGGGCTGCTGCTGATGGCTGCCTGCGCCTGGTGGCGCAGTGCCGACTGGCTGCTGTTCATCGCCGCCCTGCTGGCCGGCTGCATGCCGAGCATGTCGGCTATGGTCCGGGCGCGCTGGACCCAGCTGTACCGCGGCCAGCCGCAACTGCAGACTGCCTACTCGCTGGAAACCGTACTCGATGAAGCCAGCTTCATTGCCGGCCCACCGCTGGCCGTCGGGCTCAGCGTGGCGCTGTGGCCCCAGACCGGGTTGCTGGCCGCTGCCGCGTTACTGCTGCTGGGTACCCTGGCGTTGACCCTGCAGACCGGCAGCGAACCATCGGTGGTCCGTGCCGAAACCTCGTCCAGACGTGACCTGCCGGCATGGCGATGCGCAGGGGTGCCTCAGCTGACGCTGCTGATGGTGGCAATGGGCATGATCGTCGGCACCGTGGACATCGTCAGCGTCGCCTTCGCCGGCGAGCAAGGGCAACCGGCTGCCGCCAGCCTGGTGTTGTCGGCCTATGCCGTGGGCTCCTGCGTTTCCGGGCTGCTGTTCGGCACCCTGCGCTGGCGGATGTCGCTGCCCCGCCAGTTGCTGGTCGGCGCACTGGCCACCACCCTCAGCACCCTGCCGCTGCTCCTGGTCGGCAATATCGCCCTGCTCGCGGCGGCAGTGTTACTGGCCGGGGTGTTCTTCGCCCCGACCATGATCGTGGCCATGGCCCTGGTCGAGCGCAGCGTGCCGGAGCGCCAGCTGACCGAGGGCCTGACCTGGCTGCTCGCCGGGCTGAATGTCGGCGTGGCTATCGGCGCGGCCGGCGCCGGTCAATGGGTGGACGCCACGACAGCACGTAGCGGCTTCATGATTGCCGTGATCGGCGGCTTGCTGGTGCTGCTGGCGGCGCTCGCCATGGCGGGTCGTCGCCAGGCCAGGCCTGTGCAATCTTCAGCACAATAAAAAAGGGAGGCCTTACGGCCTCCCTTCGGGAATTGTCGTCCGTGCTCGGCACTTGTGGCACCGGCTCACCTCGCGCCGTCTTCTGGACAGTGCGTAGCCCGGGGGCCTGGCGGATCCTGTTGGATGGCTGGCCGCGACCGCCCGCCTAGGGCGCGTCGCCGTGGACTGATGTCCGGGCAGTGATTCTGGTGATAAAGATAGGGGAGACGCTGGGGCAGAGGATTGCGAAGATTGCTCTTATAAATACCGCTTGCGCAATTTTTCACTCAGGATCGATAATTCGCCGCAATCTGAACAGAAAAGGTCCTTTCCATGAGCAAGCTCGACCGCTACGACCTGAGCATCCTCGCCGAATTGCAGCGCGATGCGCGCATCTCCAACCAGGAACTGGCCGAACGCATCGGCTTGTCGCCGTCCCCCTGCTCGCGCCGGGTCAAGCAGCTCGAGGACGACGGCTACATCTCGCGCCAGGTGGCCCTGCTGGATCGCAAGAAACTCGGCCTGAGCCTTACAGCCTATGTGCTGATCGGCATGGACCGGCACACCCCTGAACGCTTCGAAACCTTCGAGGCGGCGATCCGCAGCCTGCCCCAGGTCCTCGAATGCAGCCTGGTCACCGGGATGGACGCCGACTACCAGCTCAAGGTGGTGGTGCCGGACATGGACCATTACCAGAAACTGCTGCTGGGCAGCCTGACCCGTATCGAAGGAGTCACCAGCGTGCGCTCGAGCTTCGTGCTCAACCAGGTGCTGGCCAGCACCGAGCTGCCATTGACCCACCTGCGTTGAATCCCTGCGCGCCCGGCGTATGATCGGGCTTTGCGCTTGCCTGGAGTGAACCGATGGATCCCGCCGTATTCGAAGAGTGGATGATGATCATCCTCGTCACCGTGCTGATCGCCTTCATGGGCTTCATCGTCTGGGACCTGGCGAAGAAGTCCAAGGCGGGGCGCTTTGGCACGCTGATCCTGTTCTTTGTGCTGGGCCTTGGCGTGCTGGCGTTCATTATCAAGAGCGTGGTCGTGGGGTTTCTGGAAGGGGTCTGACGACCCCAACGCCGGGGCGGCGACTACAGCTTCGCCGCCACTTCCCGCCATCGCCCCTGCTCCAACCCTTCGATCGTCCAGTCACCGATACGCACCCGCACCAGACGCAAGGTCGGCAGCCCCACCGCCGCCGTCATCCGCCGCACCTGGCGATTACGGCCTTCACGGATCACCAGCTCCAGCCAGGCAGTCGGCACGCTCTTGCGAAAACGTACCGGCGGATTGCGCGGCCACAACTTGGGCTCCTCGAGCAGACGTGCCTGCGCCGGCAGCGTGGGCCCGTCGTTGAGTTCGACGCCCTCGCGCAGGCGCTGTAGCTGCTCCTCGCTCGGCTCGCCCTCCACCTGCACCCAGTAGGTCTTGGCCAGCTTGTGCCTGGGGTCGGCGATCCGCGCCTGCAGGCGCCCGTCGTTGGTCAGCAGCAGCAGGCCTTCGCTGTCGCGGTCCAGACGCCCGGCCGGGTAGATGCCGGGGATGTCGATGAAATCCTTGAGCGTGGCGCGCCCCTCGCCATCGCTGAACTGGGTGAGCACATCGAACGGTTTGTTGAACAGGATCAGGCGCGGCTCGGCCGGCGGCGCCTTGGGCTGGCGACGCGGGCCGGTGGTTCGCGCCGCAGGGCGGCGAGGGGTGCTACGGGGTGGCAGGGGCATGGATCCTCAGCGGAACGGCGGCTCATCGAAGCTGCGCAGTTTACGCGAGTGCAGCGAGTTGAGCTCGGTGCGCAGCAGGTCGAGGGCGGCGATGCCGATCTTCAGGTGCTGGCTGACCGCGCGGTTGTAGAAGGCGTTGGCCGACCCCGGCAGCTTGATCTCGCTGTGCAGCGGCTTGTCGGAAACGCACAGCAAGGTGCCGTAGGGGACACGCAGGCGGTAACCCTGGGCCGCGATGGTGCCACTTTCCATGTCCACCGCCACGGCACGGGACAGGTTGATCAACGGGCGCTCCTGTGCCCAGCGCAGCTCCCAGTTGCGGTCGTCGTAGGTGAGCACGGTGCCGGTGCGCAGGCGCTTCTTGAGCTGCTCGCCACGTTCGCCGGTGACCTGCGCGGCCGCTTCCTGCAACGCCAGCTGCACCTCGGCCAGGGCCGGGATCGGGATGTTCGGCGGCACTACCCGGTCGAGGATGCCGTCGCGGCGCATGTAGGCATGCGCCAGCACGTAGTCGCCGATAGTCTGCGACTGGCGCAGGCCGCCGCAGTGGCCGATCATCAGCCAACAGTGCGGACGCAGCACCGCCAGGTGGTCGGTGATGTTCTTGGCGTTGGACGGGCCGACGCCGATGTTGACCAGGGTCACGCCATCGCCGTCGGCGGCGATCAGGTGGTAGGCCGGCATCTGGTAGCGGTGCCAGACCACGCTGGCGACCAGGGCCTGGGCCTCGCCATTGTCCATGCCCTTCTCGATGACCACGTTGCCCGGCAGGACCATGCGCACGAAGCGTGGGTCCTCGCGCAGTTGCTCAAGGCCATGGGCGATGAACTGGTCGACGTAGCGATGGTAGTTGGTCAGCAGGATCCATGGCTGCATGTGCCGCCAGTCGCTGCCGGTGTAGTGCACCAGGCGGCGCAGGGAGAAGTCCACGCGGGCGGCGTCGAACAGCGCCAGCGGCAGGGTTTCGGCGCTTTCCCAGTCGTACAGGCCATCGGCGGTGTTGTCGGTGGCCGCCGACAGGTCGGTGCTGGGGAACACCCGCGCCAGTTGCGCCGCGGTGATGCCGCTGCCCGCCAGCTCATCGCCCTGGTCAACCACGTAAGGGTAAGGAATGTTCTGTTCGCTGACACCGACTTCCACCGTCACGGTGTAGTCGTGCATCAACGGGCGCAGCTGTTCGAGCAGATAACCACGGAACGCCGCAGGTTGGGTGACAGTTACGCTGTAAGTGCCATCCACCTGGACCTTGGCGTAGGCACGCGTGGTCGCGGCGACTTCACCCTGGCTGGAATAGATGAGGCGCAGGGCCGGGTAGCGAAACAGCGCGCGTTCTTCGTCACCGGGCTCGGTGCGGTCTTTCAGGTAGCGCTTGAGGGCCTGGCTCAGGGCACCGGTGGCCTGTTCATGCAAGGCCGCCAGACGGTCGACGGCCTGTTCGGGGGTATCAACGACTACAAACGCTTGGCTCACGCTGGGCTTCCTGTCTTATGGAATGCATGACAACCATCTTGCCTGCGTTGCAGGGTAAAAACACCCCCGCGATGGCGTTACCCGGCCCACACCGGCGTGGCCCTGGCTACCAGTGCCGCAGCATCAACCCCGCGCGGCAATACGCCGTACACGCGACCGCCGCCGCTCAGCCGACTGCCGATGAACGCGTCGCTCACCGTGGCGTTGCCCGCCTCCAGCAACAGCTTGGCCTGCAACGCCACGGCAATGTCCTCGGTCAGTTGCCGGGCGCGATACTGGATATCGCCGGTATCGGCGAACGCGCCCTTGAGGTTGCCGATGAACGCCGCCAGGCGTGGGTCGCCATGCCCGTCCCCCAGCTCGGTAAACAGCGCCTCCAGCACACCCGGTTCCTTCGACAAGGCGCGCAGCACGTCCAGGCACTGCACATTGCCCGAGCCCTCCCAGGTCGAGTTGACCGGCGCCTCTCGGTACAGCCGCGGCAGGATGCTGTCCTCGACGTAGCCGGCACCGCCCAGGCACTCGGCGGCCTCGTTGATCATCCCGGGGGCGCGCTTGCAGATCCAGTACTTGCCCACGGCCGTCACCAGGCGGGCGAAATGTGCCTGCTGCGGGTCGTCGAGCCGATCAAGCGCCTGGCCCATGCGCAGGCTCAGGGCCAATGCGGCCTCGCTTTCCAGGGCCAGGTCGGCAAGCACGTTCTGCATCAAGGGCTGCTCGGCCAGCACGCGCCCACCGACCTTGCGGTGGGCACAGTGATGCGCGGCCTGGGTCAGGGCCTGGCGCATCAATGCGCTGGAGCCGACCATGCAGTCGAAGCGGGTCATGGCCACCATTTCGATGATGGTCGGCACGCCGCGCCCCTCCTCGCCCACCATCCACGCCAGGGCGCCACGGAACTCCACTTCGCTGGAGGCGTTGGAACAGTTGCCCAGTTTGTTTTTCAGACGCTGGATATAGAACTGGTTGCGATTGTCGTCAGGGCGGTGGCGCGGCAACAGGAAGCAGCTCAGGCCCTTGTCGGTCTGCGCCAGGGTAAGGAAGGCATCGCACATGGGGGCCGAGCAGAACCATTTGTGCCCCACCAGTTCATAGGGCTGGCCCGGCCCGGGCGCGCCGACCGGGTAAGCGCGGGTGGTGTTGGCGCGCACGTCGGTACCGCCCTGCTTCTCGGTCATGGCCATGCCGATCGTGACGCCGGCCTTGTGCCGGTCGCCGACATTGCGCGGGTCGTATTCGCGGGCAAGGACCTTGGGCAGCCAGTAGCCAGCCAGCTCAGGTTGCAGGCGCAAGGCTGGCACGGCGGCGAAGGTCATGGTCAGCGGGCAGCCGGTACCGGCTTCGGCCTGGCTGTGCAGGTAGGTCATCGAGGCCCGGGCCACGTGGGCACCGTCCCGTGGCTCAGCCCACGGCAACGAGGGCAGGCCATGCTCGACGGCGGTGCGCATCAACTGGTGATACGCGGGATGGAATTCCACCAGATCGATGCGGTGGCCATAGCGGTCATGGCTTCTGAACTCGGGCTTGTGGGCATTGGCCAGGAAACCCGCCGCCATCAGCGGGCCACCGGCCAGGGCGCCGTAGGCGTCGATCCGCGACTGGGCCCAGCCGGCACCGAAGCGCCGCGACCACTCCTGCAAGGGCTGGTCGAGGCGGTAGAGGTTGGCACCGTCGAGGGACGGCGGCTGGTTGGTGACTTCGTGGGTTTCAGCGTACTGGTGCAGGTTCATCGGGAGCTCCTGAATC includes:
- a CDS encoding DUF2076 domain-containing protein, whose amino-acid sequence is MNTEEQTLIDGLFGRLKQAEDPAQPRDAQAQARIEEHLRQQPAAPYYMAQAILVQEAAIKRLDEQNKQLEAELKQARAQLEASRPSGSGSGFLSSIFGAGARNPEPQRPVAPASTSTGGWREPAPQAYSPPPPQQGFGAAPTPARSGASSFLGGAMQTAAGVAGGVLLAQGISSLFNHNSQPEEIVEVIKEEPAPASDAGGWNDQDSQRQVADNGGWGNDQGGFADTDYSGGDDGGFFSDDDYV
- a CDS encoding YciC family protein — encoded protein: MNPLSVLRDSLYFFRRHLTGILQLCLPLVVLEALGTQLLYNQLGEQASPAYGMLVSLLFYPLYSAALILYLDTRSNGQAIAKRDLFARALQLWPMLALLIVISSLLIMAGLALFIFPGVWIMVNLVFAEYLLVLRGLPVIEAMRTSARMTTGHFLRIMVCMLSVLAPLWLIDGLLLQLFPEPQAGVQLALDSLSGFLQLFSTVVLYRLFMLLESEAGAAT
- the hrpB gene encoding ATP-dependent helicase HrpB encodes the protein MISLPIDAVLSDLRQALAKRDEAVLEAPPGAGKTTRVPLALLDEHWLAGQTILMLEPRRLAARAAAERLASELGEKVGETVGYRIRLDSKVGPNTRIEVVTEGILTRRLQSDPALEGVGLVIFDEFHERSLDADLALALSLNGRALLRDQPPLKVLLMSATLEGERLSRLLDDAPIISSQGRMHPVDIRWGRPFQPGEFVEPRVVDCVLQALADESGSLLVFLPGQAEIRRVHQALQEAVGERPEILLCPLHGELELSAQRAAIEPAPKGQRKVVLATNIAETSLTIDGVRVVIDAGLARVPRFDPGSGMTRLDTQRISRASATQRAGRAGRLEPGVCYRLWSEAQHDQLAAHGSAEILQADLAGLALQLARWGVPPEQLSWLDQPPAAAFAQAQDLLARLGAFKPGCRDNLSAHGQAMAELPAHPRIAHLLLRGQDLGLADLACDVAALLGERDIMRGGGADLHSRLALLSGESRASRGGQGGVQRARQLARQYRGQLRGKPRSPVSDPDHPRWLGAVLALAYPDRVAQQRRDGGAEYRLANGRAALFAEADVLMKSPWLVIADLGSRQGQREERIYLAAEFDPSLFDGVLAEQVEQLDLLDWDEREQVLRAERQRKVGELVLSREPLPGLDDEARAKALLGLVRRKGLNLLTWTPELRQWQARVALLRQLDLEKGNQSEWPDLGDDALLASLEDWLQPYLGKVSRLSHFSNLDLASILRNLLPWPLPQRLDELAPSHLAVPSGSSIRLDYSEQPPILAVRLQELFGLADTPRIANGRQQVKLHLLSPARRPVQVTQDLANFWRTTYAEVKKDLKGRYPKHYWPEDPLVAEATARAKPRKA
- a CDS encoding polyribonucleotide nucleotidyltransferase yields the protein MRIPSRVIGGALIATLLTQLTACGTLFYPDRRGQIEGKIDPVVAAMDAIGILFYVLPGLIAFGIDFATGAIYYPGGKSAQIDPAKLKPAVNADGQVDRTKLQAILESELGQRLPLNDPRLIQHRGSVEQLASYGLVPAA
- a CDS encoding cation diffusion facilitator family transporter; this encodes MTATAEHQRLLRLATRASLSVACILVLSKAVAWWLSGSVSLLAGLTDSALDAAASFLNLLAVHYALRPADDDHRFGHGKAEALAGMAQALFIGVSAVLIGVQAVDRLKSPEPLGDTAAGIVVMLLSLVLTLALLAFQRKVIRATGSTAVRADSLHYRSDLLLNASILLALLLARFGWPQLDALFGLGIALYILWSALQIARESTAILMDKELPTDIGERMLEVVLAIPGVKGVHDLRTRVSGSQWFVQLHLELPGEMPLHAAHELCVQASQVIRQRYPRADVMVHADPV
- a CDS encoding DUF6515 family protein — encoded protein: MSSRIWRLAGVGLLGLGISLGALAEEPGEGHDGHGGQQEQGGGERRGSPLNSRDEVRQTQPPRQGYYQDIPRRYGDNRHWEAGGPGQRPGGNWSGRPDGHGNGWGPGPQYHPGHTVDRFPDRYWKVPYRGQDYFYSGGYWYRPHGGGYVVVTPPYGVRVGYLPPYAREVWLSGALFFLVADTYYQYLADSREYVVVNPPSVAPAPQQQGSGYDVIAYPMYGQGPEQQEQDRYQCHRWAVSQSGFDPATATYAPPANVADNYRRALGACLSGRGYSVN